The following proteins come from a genomic window of Aquimarina sp. MAR_2010_214:
- a CDS encoding bifunctional nuclease family protein, with amino-acid sequence MSLVRLNIKGISYSQTQNGAYALILSEVDGERKLPIVIGAFEAQSIAIALEKEIKPPRPLTHDLFKNFADRFDIIVKQVIIHKLVDGVFYSSVICERDKIEEIIDARTSDAIALALRFQAPIFTYKNILDQAGIYLKVNPKKDDETDPESLLVDELVSDDVEMVGKETSYKDLSIEELNRMLDQAVTNEDYELAARIRDEISKRG; translated from the coding sequence ATGAGTTTAGTTCGACTGAACATAAAAGGAATATCATACAGTCAAACCCAAAATGGTGCTTATGCGCTAATTTTAAGTGAGGTGGATGGAGAAAGAAAGTTGCCAATTGTTATAGGTGCTTTTGAAGCACAATCTATAGCTATTGCTTTGGAAAAGGAAATTAAACCACCAAGGCCACTTACACATGATCTTTTTAAGAATTTTGCAGATCGGTTTGATATTATAGTAAAACAAGTAATTATTCATAAACTAGTAGATGGTGTCTTTTATTCTAGTGTTATTTGTGAACGCGATAAAATTGAAGAAATCATAGACGCTAGAACAAGCGATGCTATTGCATTGGCTCTACGATTTCAAGCTCCTATATTTACATATAAAAATATTTTGGATCAGGCTGGTATATACCTTAAAGTAAATCCTAAAAAGGATGATGAAACCGATCCCGAAAGTCTTTTAGTAGATGAACTGGTTTCTGATGATGTTGAAATGGTAGGTAAAGAAACAAGTTATAAAGATTTATCTATCGAAGAACTCAATCGAATGCTTGACCAGGCAGTTACTAATGAAGACTATGAATTAGCAGCAAGGATTCGCGATGAAATTTCCAAACGAGGCTAA
- a CDS encoding NupC/NupG family nucleoside CNT transporter — MKKGLLTFLLSLFVFTILSAQSIEKKWVLEKVNGTPEETFAVKKGDYLSLEQGQFSYSFNGASETLQGDYLQQNSVLLLFPETAQDSIIRYKVNTLTDSTLVISKNNISYALVTQKETVHVASVEEVNQLIPNQGFSFNSLWRGVLGMIVLLVIAYLFSANKKAINWKTVGLGVGFQLIIAIGVLKVPFVQTIFEWVGGLFVSVLDFTRAGSKFLFEGLVVDMDTFGFIFAFQVLPTIIFFSALTSLLFYLGIIQKVVKGLAWLLTKALKISGAESLSVAGNIFLGQTEAPLLIKAYLEKMNKSEMLLVMIGGMATVAGAVLAAYIGFLGGDDPVLRLQFAKHLLAASVMAAPGAIVISKILFPQTEKINTDVHVSSEKIGSNILDAIANGTTEGLRLAVNVGAMLLVFVAFIAMLNGVLSWVGDITSVNTWIASNTAYQSLSLELILGYLFAPLMWMIGVAKEDIALMGQLLGIKLAASEFVGYIQLADLKNPASALHFTYDKSVIMATYMLCGFANFASIGIQIGGIGSLAPGQRKTLSEFGMKALIGGTIASLLSATIAGMIIG; from the coding sequence ATGAAGAAAGGATTACTTACTTTTCTGTTATCACTATTTGTTTTTACCATATTATCAGCACAATCCATAGAGAAAAAATGGGTTTTAGAAAAAGTTAATGGAACTCCAGAAGAAACTTTTGCCGTTAAAAAGGGAGATTATCTTTCACTAGAACAGGGCCAGTTTTCATATTCTTTTAATGGTGCTTCAGAAACGCTACAAGGAGATTATTTACAGCAAAATAGCGTTTTATTACTTTTCCCTGAGACAGCTCAGGATTCTATCATACGATATAAAGTCAATACCTTAACAGATTCTACTCTGGTCATTTCAAAAAATAATATATCATATGCTCTTGTCACTCAAAAAGAAACAGTACATGTAGCTTCTGTTGAAGAAGTTAATCAGCTTATACCTAATCAAGGATTTTCATTTAATAGTTTATGGAGAGGTGTTTTAGGAATGATTGTTCTTCTGGTTATCGCTTATTTATTTAGTGCGAATAAAAAAGCCATCAATTGGAAAACAGTTGGATTAGGTGTTGGATTTCAATTAATAATTGCTATTGGAGTTTTAAAAGTACCGTTTGTTCAAACGATATTTGAATGGGTTGGAGGCCTATTTGTTAGTGTTTTAGACTTTACTAGAGCGGGAAGTAAATTTCTGTTTGAAGGTTTGGTTGTAGATATGGATACTTTTGGTTTTATATTCGCTTTTCAAGTATTACCAACTATTATCTTCTTTTCAGCTTTAACTTCCTTATTATTTTATTTAGGTATTATTCAAAAAGTAGTAAAAGGCTTAGCTTGGTTGTTGACCAAAGCACTCAAGATATCTGGAGCAGAAAGTTTAAGTGTCGCTGGTAACATCTTTTTAGGCCAAACAGAAGCGCCTCTATTAATTAAAGCATATTTAGAAAAGATGAATAAGTCTGAAATGCTATTAGTTATGATCGGTGGCATGGCAACTGTTGCTGGAGCTGTACTGGCAGCATATATTGGGTTTTTAGGAGGAGACGACCCGGTTTTACGATTACAATTTGCAAAACACCTATTAGCAGCATCAGTAATGGCAGCTCCTGGAGCAATTGTTATTTCTAAAATACTATTTCCGCAAACAGAAAAAATTAATACAGACGTGCATGTTTCTTCAGAAAAAATAGGATCTAATATTTTAGACGCTATAGCAAACGGAACAACTGAAGGCTTAAGACTAGCTGTAAATGTTGGTGCTATGTTATTAGTGTTTGTAGCCTTTATTGCTATGCTGAACGGTGTATTAAGTTGGGTTGGAGACATCACTTCTGTAAACACTTGGATAGCATCAAACACAGCCTACCAAAGCTTATCTCTTGAACTTATTTTAGGTTATCTTTTTGCGCCATTAATGTGGATGATTGGAGTCGCCAAAGAAGATATAGCTTTAATGGGTCAACTCCTAGGAATTAAATTGGCAGCGAGTGAGTTTGTAGGATACATACAATTAGCAGATTTAAAAAACCCAGCTAGTGCATTACATTTTACCTATGATAAATCCGTGATTATGGCTACTTATATGTTATGTGGATTTGCAAATTTTGCTTCAATTGGGATACAAATAGGAGGTATTGGTTCATTGGCACCTGGTCAGCGAAAAACACTATCTGAATTTGGTATGAAAGCACTTATTGGAGGAACTATCGCATCCTTATTGTCTGCGACAATTGCAGGGATGATAATCGGATAA
- a CDS encoding thymidylate synthase, protein MKQYLDLVRHVIENGNAKEDRTGTGTKSVFGYQMRFDLSEGFPMVTTKKLHLKSIVHELLWFLKGDTNIEYLQENGVRIWNEWADDNGDLGPVYGHQWRNWDSNEIDQIKEIVETLKNNPDSRRMLVSAWNPSVLPDTSKSFSENVANGKAALPPCHAFFQFYVANGKLSCQLYQRSADVFLGVPFNIASYALFTMMMAQVCGYEAGEFIHTFGDAHIYNNHKEQLELQLSRTPRKLPRIVLNPEVKNIFGFVFDDFKLIDYDPHAHIKGEVAV, encoded by the coding sequence ATGAAGCAATATCTTGATCTTGTGCGTCATGTAATTGAAAATGGTAATGCAAAAGAAGATCGAACTGGCACAGGCACAAAAAGCGTTTTTGGTTATCAAATGCGTTTTGACCTTAGTGAAGGTTTCCCTATGGTTACTACCAAAAAACTACATCTAAAATCTATAGTCCACGAATTATTATGGTTTTTGAAAGGAGATACTAATATAGAGTATCTTCAGGAAAATGGTGTTCGTATCTGGAATGAATGGGCCGATGATAATGGAGATCTAGGTCCTGTATATGGTCATCAATGGCGTAATTGGGATAGTAATGAAATTGACCAGATCAAAGAAATAGTAGAGACGCTAAAAAACAATCCCGATAGTAGGCGTATGTTGGTATCTGCCTGGAACCCAAGTGTTCTTCCAGATACATCAAAGTCTTTTTCAGAAAATGTGGCGAACGGTAAGGCAGCATTGCCTCCTTGTCATGCTTTTTTCCAATTTTACGTAGCTAATGGTAAACTATCTTGCCAATTGTACCAACGTAGCGCAGATGTTTTTTTAGGAGTGCCATTTAATATAGCTTCTTATGCTTTATTTACCATGATGATGGCACAGGTTTGTGGCTATGAAGCAGGTGAGTTTATACATACTTTTGGAGATGCTCATATCTATAATAATCATAAGGAACAATTAGAGCTTCAGCTATCTAGAACACCTCGTAAATTACCTAGGATAGTACTGAATCCAGAGGTGAAAAATATTTTTGGCTTCGTTTTTGATGATTTCAAGTTAATAGACTATGATCCACACGCTCACATAAAGGGTGAGGTTGCAGTTTAA
- a CDS encoding energy transducer TonB yields MKKTLLILTLLLSGISFSQDAIILSKENANEKGITPLWPKCDKSRQGPVECFDSKLRRHILQNFEYPDAAMEDGLSGTVTVEFIINKKGKVEVLEVTGAHRYLQREAIRIIRAIPKMKPGKWGEKPIAVAYSVPITFRKPQ; encoded by the coding sequence ATGAAAAAAACATTACTTATTTTAACACTTTTGCTTTCGGGAATTTCTTTTTCCCAAGATGCTATAATTTTATCGAAGGAGAATGCAAATGAAAAAGGAATCACACCATTGTGGCCTAAATGTGATAAATCAAGACAAGGCCCTGTAGAATGTTTTGATAGTAAATTGAGAAGGCATATTCTTCAAAATTTTGAATACCCAGATGCTGCAATGGAAGATGGATTAAGCGGTACAGTAACGGTAGAATTTATTATTAATAAAAAAGGAAAAGTAGAAGTGCTTGAGGTTACAGGAGCACATAGATATTTACAAAGAGAAGCTATTAGAATTATTAGAGCTATACCTAAGATGAAACCTGGGAAATGGGGAGAAAAGCCAATAGCCGTAGCATATTCTGTTCCAATTACTTTTAGAAAACCACAATAA
- the egtB gene encoding ergothioneine biosynthesis protein EgtB yields MIITDNLLTSFLKTRSDTEEICAPLETEDYVIQPIVDVSPPKWHLGHTTWFFEEFILSKYVIGFKRFHTEYAYVFNSYYESVGKRVIRTDRGNLSRPTVSEVYEYRDYITSHLQTFLEENDDPKIRELVEIGIHHEKQHQELLITDIKFILGNNPLFPKYNDTFSENPIFDDDQTSEYSTVEEGVYEIGYEGNKFCYDNELGRHKVFLREYTIANTLVTNKEYLEFIEDKGYENSLLWHAEAWDWIHKDDIKAPLYWHKIDGQYYQYTLQGLKTVDYTVPVTHISFYEAFAFAQWKGERLPTEFEWEIAQSLFKWGIRWEWTESAYSPYPNYKKAPGALGEYNGKFMVNQKVLRGGSIATPRGHTRPTYRNFFHPHLRWQFTGLRLVKDK; encoded by the coding sequence ATGATCATTACAGACAATTTACTGACCTCTTTTTTAAAAACCCGATCAGATACAGAAGAAATTTGTGCTCCTCTCGAGACCGAAGATTATGTGATTCAGCCTATTGTAGATGTTTCTCCTCCAAAATGGCACTTAGGGCATACTACCTGGTTTTTTGAAGAATTTATTCTATCAAAATATGTAATAGGTTTTAAACGATTTCATACAGAGTATGCTTATGTTTTTAATAGCTATTATGAAAGTGTCGGAAAACGGGTAATACGAACCGATAGAGGAAACCTTTCTAGACCAACAGTAAGTGAGGTGTATGAGTATAGGGATTATATTACTTCGCATTTACAGACTTTTTTAGAAGAAAATGATGATCCAAAAATTCGAGAATTGGTAGAAATTGGTATTCATCATGAAAAACAACATCAAGAATTATTGATTACAGATATAAAATTTATATTAGGGAATAACCCGTTGTTTCCTAAATACAATGATACGTTTTCTGAAAACCCTATTTTTGATGATGATCAAACTTCTGAATATAGTACCGTAGAAGAAGGTGTTTATGAGATTGGATATGAAGGGAATAAATTTTGTTATGATAATGAGCTTGGTAGACATAAGGTATTTCTCAGAGAATATACCATTGCAAATACACTTGTAACAAATAAAGAATATCTTGAATTTATTGAAGATAAAGGATATGAAAATAGCCTGTTGTGGCATGCAGAAGCTTGGGATTGGATACATAAAGATGATATTAAAGCTCCGTTATATTGGCATAAAATTGATGGGCAATATTATCAGTATACCTTACAGGGATTAAAAACAGTAGATTATACAGTTCCGGTTACTCACATTTCATTCTATGAGGCATTTGCTTTTGCCCAATGGAAAGGAGAGCGATTACCTACAGAATTCGAATGGGAAATTGCTCAATCTCTTTTCAAGTGGGGAATACGATGGGAATGGACAGAAAGTGCATATTCACCATATCCTAACTACAAAAAAGCCCCTGGAGCATTAGGGGAGTATAACGGAAAATTTATGGTGAATCAAAAAGTGTTACGAGGAGGATCTATAGCTACACCACGAGGCCATACAAGACCAACATATCGTAATTTTTTTCACCCACACCTTAGATGGCAATTTACAGGATTGCGATTAGTAAAGGATAAATAA
- the egtD gene encoding L-histidine N(alpha)-methyltransferase: MNSKDQKVLISTFEKEVSEGLTAFPKYLSSKFFYDEVGDELFQQIMALSEYYLTRAEYEIFETHKSDIIRNFDEVKEGFDLIELGAGDGKKTKVLLQELLNQHYDFTYNPIDISENAIDGLVKNLNQEMPEVTVQGQIGEYFEVLDRLKHMSDRKKVIMVLGSNIGNLLHPRAIQFLKKLHNAMHTGDLLFIGFDQKKHPQKVLDAYNDKSGITAAFNKNVLARINKELNGNFDLDKFMHWETYDPENGTAKSYLVSKEKQTVDIDSLSLQVHFEAWESIHTEISQKYDDDIVKWLAKESGLKIVKSFSDQNNNYKDYLITK; the protein is encoded by the coding sequence ATGAATTCTAAAGATCAAAAAGTACTGATTTCTACTTTCGAGAAAGAAGTGAGCGAAGGTTTAACTGCGTTTCCAAAATATTTGTCGTCTAAATTTTTTTATGATGAAGTGGGGGATGAACTCTTTCAACAGATAATGGCATTGTCAGAATATTATCTCACACGAGCAGAATATGAAATTTTTGAGACTCATAAATCCGATATTATTCGAAATTTTGATGAAGTTAAAGAAGGTTTTGATTTAATCGAATTAGGAGCTGGAGACGGAAAGAAAACAAAAGTATTATTACAAGAACTACTAAATCAACATTATGATTTTACGTATAACCCTATTGATATTAGTGAAAATGCTATTGATGGATTAGTAAAGAATTTAAACCAGGAAATGCCAGAAGTTACTGTGCAAGGACAGATTGGTGAGTACTTTGAAGTCTTAGATCGATTGAAACATATGAGCGATCGTAAAAAAGTAATCATGGTTCTAGGATCTAATATAGGTAACTTATTGCATCCAAGAGCCATTCAGTTTTTGAAAAAATTGCACAATGCAATGCATACTGGCGATCTGCTTTTTATTGGATTCGATCAAAAAAAACATCCCCAGAAAGTTTTGGATGCATATAACGACAAATCTGGAATAACAGCAGCTTTTAATAAAAATGTTTTAGCAAGAATTAATAAAGAACTTAATGGAAATTTTGACCTGGACAAATTTATGCATTGGGAAACTTATGATCCCGAAAATGGAACTGCTAAAAGTTATTTGGTAAGCAAAGAAAAACAAACTGTTGATATTGATAGTTTATCATTACAAGTTCACTTCGAAGCCTGGGAAAGTATTCATACCGAGATTTCCCAGAAATATGATGATGATATTGTAAAATGGTTGGCAAAAGAATCTGGTTTAAAAATCGTGAAATCTTTCTCAGATCAGAATAATAATTATAAAGATTATCTAATTACAAAATAG
- a CDS encoding DUF427 domain-containing protein — MKAIWNEQVIAESNDTKVIENNHYFPPEAIKKEFFKSSDTHTNCPWKGVASYYTIEVDGKENKDAAWYYPNTSDLAKQIKGYVAFWKGVEVVD; from the coding sequence ATGAAAGCAATTTGGAATGAACAGGTAATAGCAGAAAGTAATGATACCAAAGTAATAGAAAACAATCATTATTTCCCACCAGAAGCTATAAAAAAAGAATTTTTTAAATCAAGTGATACACATACCAATTGCCCCTGGAAAGGAGTGGCATCTTATTATACAATCGAGGTAGATGGAAAAGAAAACAAGGATGCCGCATGGTATTATCCAAACACTAGCGATTTGGCAAAACAAATTAAAGGATATGTTGCCTTCTGGAAAGGTGTTGAGGTTGTGGATTAA
- a CDS encoding aminotransferase class V-fold PLP-dependent enzyme has product MKNLRKEFPVLSHNTYLNTASSGLLYDSLLNFRQEHDLDFLIGGSLFRDHQQGFLNNVRKTIASFFGSSNDNVVLTPNFSLGFNTILDGLDRNKKVLLLDEDYPSINFAVTSKGFNVCYATIDATIEQNIENAIQEHKPDIFAFSLVQYINGIAIDLDFLTLLKVKHPNILFIADATQFCGTRAFDFNASGIDILGCSGYKWLLGGYGNGFMLFNHQVLNQITPSSYIDAATKTNYDSSYTSLQARYECGHLDTFNFGSLQYSLNFLNKIGIATIEDHMNKLCEYAKSEFTKLNLLEENVVKRQKHSTIFNIEGDQELHSHLKKHHIITSLRGSGIRISLHFYNTKEDLEKLLDILHRYR; this is encoded by the coding sequence ATGAAGAATTTAAGAAAAGAGTTTCCTGTTTTATCTCATAATACCTATCTCAACACCGCGTCTTCTGGATTACTCTATGATTCTCTTTTAAATTTCAGACAAGAGCATGATTTAGACTTCCTTATTGGTGGAAGCCTGTTTAGAGATCATCAGCAGGGTTTTTTAAATAATGTACGTAAAACTATCGCATCATTTTTTGGAAGTTCTAATGACAATGTAGTATTAACTCCTAATTTTTCTTTAGGGTTCAATACGATATTGGATGGATTAGATAGAAATAAAAAAGTCTTATTATTAGATGAAGACTACCCATCTATTAACTTTGCTGTTACCAGTAAAGGATTTAATGTTTGCTATGCTACGATAGATGCTACAATAGAACAAAATATTGAAAATGCCATACAAGAACACAAGCCTGATATTTTTGCTTTTAGCCTGGTGCAATATATTAATGGTATTGCAATAGATCTTGATTTTCTTACTCTATTAAAAGTCAAGCATCCTAATATACTTTTTATTGCCGATGCTACACAGTTTTGTGGCACTAGAGCTTTTGATTTTAATGCTTCGGGAATTGATATCTTAGGTTGTAGTGGCTATAAATGGTTACTGGGTGGATATGGTAATGGATTTATGTTGTTTAACCATCAGGTATTAAATCAGATTACACCTTCTTCATATATCGATGCAGCTACCAAAACCAATTATGATTCATCATATACAAGTTTGCAAGCAAGGTATGAATGTGGTCATTTGGACACCTTCAATTTTGGAAGTTTACAATACTCTCTTAACTTTTTAAACAAAATAGGCATTGCCACTATAGAAGATCATATGAACAAACTATGTGAGTATGCAAAATCAGAATTCACCAAACTAAATCTATTAGAAGAAAATGTGGTAAAGCGACAAAAACATAGTACTATTTTTAATATAGAAGGCGATCAGGAACTACATTCACATTTAAAAAAACATCATATAATCACCTCTCTTCGCGGATCAGGGATTAGAATTAGCCTTCACTTTTATAATACCAAAGAAGATCTAGAAAAGTTACTTGATATACTACATCGTTATCGTTAA
- a CDS encoding dihydrofolate reductase, which produces MFLKKKETIQIDPQQRELYEHARKRVIQKKRLFQHFIIFLVGSVFFAILNLALGYGKEVVLFGIDWYIVSILCWAFLLVIHFCNVWLFSTFMGQEWADRQMERLIAKQKEEIVLLQKDIDLMYPKEELVKKKEGFIKGKASEIVEELKETKNMITMIAAAGENNALGKDNDLVWHLPDDFKRFKKLTTGHHIIMGRKTFETFPKLLPNRVHVVITRNTGYQAEGAIVVHNMQDALEIAKGDTQPFIIGGGEIYTMGMDHADCIELTRVHETFEADAFFPEIDTKIWKLDKEEFHDVDEKHKHPFTYYTYTRK; this is translated from the coding sequence ATGTTTTTAAAAAAGAAAGAAACAATACAAATTGATCCGCAGCAGCGTGAGCTATATGAACATGCGCGTAAACGTGTTATTCAGAAAAAAAGATTATTTCAACATTTCATCATTTTCTTAGTTGGATCAGTATTTTTTGCAATTCTCAATCTAGCATTAGGCTACGGAAAAGAGGTTGTGCTATTTGGAATAGACTGGTATATTGTTTCCATATTGTGTTGGGCATTTCTTTTGGTAATACATTTTTGTAATGTATGGCTGTTTAGTACATTTATGGGGCAAGAATGGGCGGATCGCCAGATGGAAAGATTAATAGCCAAACAAAAAGAAGAGATTGTTTTGCTTCAAAAAGATATAGACTTGATGTACCCCAAAGAAGAATTGGTTAAAAAGAAAGAAGGGTTTATAAAAGGAAAAGCATCAGAGATTGTAGAAGAGTTAAAAGAAACTAAGAATATGATTACAATGATTGCAGCGGCAGGAGAAAATAATGCCTTAGGTAAGGATAATGACCTGGTTTGGCATTTGCCAGATGATTTTAAGCGGTTTAAAAAACTAACAACCGGGCATCATATTATTATGGGACGTAAAACTTTTGAAACTTTCCCTAAATTACTCCCAAACCGTGTGCATGTTGTGATCACCAGAAATACTGGTTATCAAGCAGAAGGAGCAATAGTAGTACATAATATGCAAGATGCTTTAGAAATTGCAAAAGGGGATACACAACCTTTTATTATAGGAGGCGGCGAGATTTATACCATGGGGATGGATCATGCAGATTGTATCGAATTAACCAGAGTGCACGAAACATTTGAAGCAGATGCTTTTTTTCCTGAAATTGATACCAAAATTTGGAAGCTGGATAAAGAAGAATTTCATGATGTAGATGAAAAGCATAAGCATCCCTTTACGTATTATACGTACACAAGAAAATAA
- a CDS encoding fructosamine kinase family protein gives MLSSGLTSHFEELLLEKIQSIRPLSGGDINQVCLIQTNQQKIVAKLNSTSKFPGMFEAEAKGLQILKNSNTFIIPDTIYFGEFEDVAFLILEYINSGKQADNFWEIFGEQLAILHQQNESYFGFENDNYIGSLPQYNTMCGSAYEFYVSQRLQPQFELAQQKGFEFSDLDTFYKTIKDEIPDEKPSLIHGDLWSGNFMIDTLGYPCLIDPAVAYAPREMDMSMMHLFGGFNVKVFDVYNEIFPLVGNWKDRLSIWQLYYLLVHLNLFGGSYYNKVKSIVNRYS, from the coding sequence ATGCTTTCTTCAGGGCTTACATCTCATTTTGAAGAATTACTTTTAGAAAAGATACAATCTATACGGCCATTATCGGGGGGAGATATTAATCAGGTCTGTCTTATACAAACTAATCAGCAAAAGATTGTTGCCAAACTTAATAGTACTTCAAAATTTCCTGGGATGTTTGAGGCCGAAGCCAAGGGATTACAAATATTAAAAAACTCCAATACATTTATCATTCCAGATACTATTTATTTTGGTGAATTTGAAGATGTCGCTTTTTTGATATTAGAATATATTAATTCTGGAAAACAAGCAGATAATTTTTGGGAGATATTTGGAGAACAATTGGCGATCTTACATCAACAAAACGAATCTTATTTTGGTTTTGAGAATGATAATTATATTGGTAGTTTACCACAGTATAATACGATGTGTGGTTCTGCATACGAATTTTATGTAAGCCAACGATTACAACCACAATTTGAATTAGCACAACAAAAGGGATTTGAATTTTCAGACTTAGATACATTTTATAAAACGATTAAAGATGAAATTCCAGACGAAAAACCAAGCCTGATTCATGGTGATTTATGGAGTGGTAATTTTATGATTGATACACTGGGATATCCTTGTCTTATTGATCCAGCAGTTGCTTATGCCCCTAGAGAAATGGATATGAGTATGATGCATCTTTTTGGAGGTTTTAATGTTAAAGTATTTGATGTTTATAATGAAATTTTTCCGCTAGTAGGGAATTGGAAAGATCGATTATCGATTTGGCAATTGTATTACCTTTTGGTTCACCTTAATCTGTTTGGGGGTTCATATTACAATAAGGTAAAGAGTATTGTGAACCGGTATTCTTAA
- the fabD gene encoding ACP S-malonyltransferase, whose amino-acid sequence MNAYVFPGQGAQFSGMGLDLYENSEIAKELFDKANDILGFEITKIMFEGTADELKQTKVTQPAIFLHSVILSKVLGNSFKPDMVAGHSLGEFSALVANGTLNFEDALRLVSKRAMAMQKACELKPSTMAAVLGLEDAVVEQGCEAIDGIVVPANYNCPGQLVISGEVDAIEKACELMKEKGARRALVLPVGGAFHSPLMEPAREELAAAIEATTFNIPNCPVYQNVTTKAVTDPEEIKKNLIAQLTAPVKWTQSMQNMIKDGATSFTEVGPGKVLSGLVKKVDRSMETISASI is encoded by the coding sequence ATGAACGCATATGTATTTCCTGGTCAAGGAGCTCAATTTTCGGGAATGGGTCTTGATCTATATGAAAACTCAGAAATTGCTAAAGAACTTTTTGATAAAGCTAATGATATCTTAGGGTTTGAGATTACCAAAATTATGTTTGAAGGTACCGCAGATGAGTTAAAACAAACTAAAGTTACACAACCTGCTATCTTTCTACATTCGGTTATCTTAAGTAAGGTATTAGGAAATAGTTTTAAACCAGATATGGTAGCGGGACATTCTTTAGGAGAATTTTCTGCTTTGGTTGCTAACGGAACGCTTAATTTTGAAGACGCTTTAAGATTAGTGTCCAAACGAGCAATGGCTATGCAAAAAGCATGTGAGTTGAAACCATCTACAATGGCAGCTGTTTTGGGATTAGAAGATGCCGTAGTAGAGCAGGGGTGTGAAGCAATAGATGGGATTGTAGTACCAGCAAATTATAATTGCCCAGGTCAATTGGTGATTTCTGGAGAAGTAGATGCTATCGAAAAAGCATGTGAATTGATGAAAGAAAAAGGAGCCCGAAGAGCATTGGTATTACCAGTAGGAGGAGCATTTCATTCTCCATTGATGGAGCCAGCCAGAGAAGAATTGGCAGCGGCGATTGAAGCGACTACATTTAATATACCTAATTGCCCGGTGTATCAAAATGTAACAACAAAAGCAGTTACAGATCCCGAGGAAATTAAAAAGAACCTGATCGCACAGCTTACTGCACCTGTAAAGTGGACACAAAGTATGCAAAACATGATCAAAGATGGCGCAACATCATTTACCGAAGTTGGCCCAGGAAAAGTATTATCAGGATTAGTGAAAAAAGTAGATCGATCTATGGAAACTATTTCGGCTTCGATTTAA
- a CDS encoding LysE family translocator, whose amino-acid sequence MIPINELLMFSLASLIMVLSPGPNMIYLISRSLSQGKQAGIISLFGVICGFLFHILMVSFGLTAIFFAVPYAFVIVKFLGVGYLLYLAYNTVKSGGTKIFDADRSLKKDKPIKLFNIGLLTNVLNPKMALFYLSFFPQFIKPEYGSVLGQSFQLGIIQVMISFSINFLIVISAAKMADWFTKNPLWVRVQKWFMASVLTGLAVKIAFTKAK is encoded by the coding sequence ATGATTCCTATCAACGAACTCCTTATGTTTTCTCTTGCTTCATTAATAATGGTACTGTCTCCGGGACCAAATATGATTTATCTTATCTCGAGATCTTTATCTCAGGGAAAACAAGCCGGAATTATCTCACTTTTTGGAGTTATTTGCGGGTTTTTATTTCATATTCTTATGGTATCTTTTGGGTTAACTGCCATATTCTTTGCTGTACCTTATGCCTTTGTAATTGTTAAGTTTTTAGGAGTTGGCTATTTATTGTATTTGGCATATAACACTGTTAAATCTGGTGGTACTAAAATATTCGACGCCGATCGTTCTTTAAAAAAAGACAAACCCATTAAATTATTTAATATCGGACTTCTTACCAATGTACTCAACCCCAAAATGGCTTTGTTTTATTTATCCTTTTTTCCGCAGTTTATTAAACCTGAATATGGATCAGTTTTAGGGCAAAGTTTTCAATTAGGCATCATACAAGTTATGATTAGCTTTTCAATCAATTTTCTAATTGTTATTTCGGCTGCAAAAATGGCTGATTGGTTTACCAAAAATCCATTATGGGTAAGAGTTCAGAAATGGTTTATGGCTTCTGTATTAACAGGATTAGCTGTAAAAATAGCTTTTACTAAAGCGAAATAA